The following proteins are encoded in a genomic region of Haloarcula marina:
- the azf gene encoding NAD-dependent glucose-6-phosphate dehydrogenase Azf, translating to MDDPVLLTGAGGAVGEAILEGIGDAYEWKLMYHSPPAEEPAHEYLVGDVANEADVAAAMEGVGAVVHLAGDPRKTAPWDSVLTNNIDGTQKMYEAAIDEGVEKFVFASSNHAVGAFETDRRTPEMYREDHEFLLDGTEFPRPGNLYGVSKATGEILGRYYHDEYGIKVCNIRIGNLTRGHPPIDYERGQAMWLSYPDCARIHECALEADYEFEIVYGISDNDRKYYSLERAKAVLGYDPQDNSAHFEDGERVVEPDA from the coding sequence ATGGACGACCCGGTTCTACTCACAGGCGCTGGCGGCGCAGTCGGGGAGGCCATCCTCGAGGGTATCGGGGACGCCTACGAGTGGAAGCTCATGTACCACAGCCCGCCAGCCGAGGAGCCAGCCCACGAGTATCTGGTCGGCGACGTGGCGAACGAGGCGGACGTGGCCGCGGCGATGGAGGGCGTCGGCGCCGTCGTCCACCTCGCGGGCGACCCGCGAAAGACCGCCCCGTGGGACTCGGTGCTGACCAACAACATTGACGGCACGCAGAAGATGTACGAGGCCGCCATCGACGAGGGCGTCGAGAAGTTCGTCTTCGCCTCGTCGAACCACGCCGTCGGCGCGTTCGAGACAGACCGTCGCACCCCCGAGATGTACCGCGAGGACCACGAGTTCCTGCTCGACGGGACGGAGTTCCCTCGCCCCGGTAACCTCTACGGCGTCTCGAAAGCCACCGGCGAGATTCTGGGCCGGTACTACCACGACGAGTACGGCATCAAGGTGTGCAACATCCGCATCGGGAACCTCACCCGCGGACATCCGCCCATCGACTACGAGCGCGGACAGGCGATGTGGCTCTCCTACCCCGACTGCGCCCGCATCCACGAGTGCGCGCTGGAGGCGGACTACGAGTTCGAAATCGTCTACGGCATCTCCGACAACGACCGGAAGTACTACTCGCTGGAGCGCGCCAAAGCGGTGCTGGGGTACGACCCGCAGGACAACTCCGCGCACTTCGAGGACGGGGAACGGGTCGTCGAACCGGACGCGTAA
- a CDS encoding dihydroneopterin aldolase family protein, giving the protein MDPTVAQNACFEAGIKFGSLYHQFAGTPVSPDSADSLATAMEEAIENQPYCESVTVGIREDALEAAIAEAGAEYTELTGRFLDVSMTIDHEGCVVETSMAMEDGYPLMRVDSVVE; this is encoded by the coding sequence ATGGACCCGACAGTCGCCCAGAACGCCTGTTTCGAGGCGGGTATCAAGTTCGGCTCGCTGTATCACCAGTTCGCGGGGACGCCGGTCAGCCCCGACAGCGCCGACTCGCTGGCGACGGCGATGGAAGAAGCCATCGAGAACCAACCGTACTGCGAGTCGGTCACCGTCGGCATCCGCGAGGACGCCCTCGAAGCTGCCATCGCCGAGGCGGGCGCGGAGTACACGGAACTCACCGGCCGGTTCCTCGACGTGTCGATGACCATCGACCACGAGGGCTGTGTCGTCGAGACGAGCATGGCGATGGAAGACGGCTACCCGCTGATGCGGGTTGATTCCGTCGTCGAGTAA
- a CDS encoding DUF7544 domain-containing protein: MTLHAIDDIDDAIDATKAFLFPFDLRTWLRLAFVVFFIGGGGGGLNVLRSANSFSNADGGSVPTGPGTGTGGEFALTGPLEHLLGSLPTPLSQVSGGSGGPGLPPGVTEGLLAGAGLALIAALVVILLLALLFGIVSNFMEFVLIQSLVDREVHVRQYFTDNLGNGLRLLGFRLALSIVTALLGLAAFLGFFVVVSGGQLANLGPEALIASSGLLIVGALLFALVLGTITGFTTVFVVPLMIQGDHGVLEGWRRLLGSISDQPKQYLAYLFFSVILGIGVGIVGAVLGGVAAVVLLIPFGILAAAVWFGLGQSLVAGVLASVFLALFALALLVVANLIKVPLLTFLRYYAMLVLGDIDPDMDPIPTVRDDIRT; the protein is encoded by the coding sequence ATGACCCTCCACGCGATAGACGACATCGACGACGCAATCGACGCCACGAAGGCGTTCCTGTTCCCGTTCGACCTCCGAACGTGGCTTCGACTGGCGTTCGTCGTCTTCTTCATCGGCGGCGGTGGCGGCGGCCTGAACGTCCTCCGCAGCGCGAACAGCTTCAGCAACGCCGACGGCGGGAGCGTCCCGACCGGTCCCGGTACCGGAACGGGCGGGGAGTTCGCCCTGACGGGGCCGCTGGAACACCTCCTCGGGTCCCTCCCCACGCCGCTCTCGCAAGTGTCGGGCGGGTCGGGTGGTCCCGGCCTCCCGCCGGGCGTCACCGAGGGACTACTCGCCGGTGCGGGACTGGCGCTCATCGCCGCCCTCGTCGTCATCCTCCTCCTCGCGCTCCTCTTCGGCATCGTGAGCAACTTCATGGAATTTGTCCTCATCCAGTCCCTCGTCGACCGGGAGGTCCACGTCCGGCAGTACTTCACCGACAACCTCGGTAACGGTCTCCGACTGCTCGGGTTCCGACTCGCACTCAGCATCGTCACGGCCCTGCTCGGACTTGCCGCCTTCCTCGGTTTCTTCGTGGTCGTCAGCGGCGGTCAGTTGGCGAATCTCGGCCCCGAGGCGCTCATCGCCTCGTCGGGACTCCTCATCGTCGGTGCCCTGCTGTTCGCTCTCGTCCTCGGAACTATCACCGGGTTCACTACCGTCTTCGTCGTCCCGCTGATGATTCAGGGCGACCACGGTGTCCTCGAAGGCTGGCGGCGACTCCTCGGCTCCATCTCGGACCAGCCGAAACAGTACCTGGCGTACCTCTTCTTCTCGGTGATTCTCGGCATCGGCGTCGGCATCGTCGGCGCAGTCCTCGGCGGCGTCGCCGCCGTCGTCCTCCTGATTCCGTTCGGCATCCTCGCGGCCGCCGTCTGGTTCGGCCTCGGACAGAGCCTCGTCGCGGGCGTCCTGGCGAGCGTCTTCCTCGCCCTGTTCGCGCTGGCGCTGCTCGTCGTCGCGAACCTCATCAAAGTGCCGCTACTGACGTTTCTGCGCTACTACGCGATGCTCGTGCTGGGCGACATCGACC